One genomic segment of Coffea arabica cultivar ET-39 chromosome 6e, Coffea Arabica ET-39 HiFi, whole genome shotgun sequence includes these proteins:
- the LOC113697187 gene encoding auxin transporter-like protein 2 — protein MLPQKQAEEAIVSNFNETDPEGKEEQQPIEDDQSIFNVKNLLWHGGSAWDAWFSCSSNQVAQVLLTLPYSFSQLGLLSGVILQIFYGLVGSWTAYLISVLYVEYRSRKEKEGVSFKNHVIQWYEVLDGLLGPYWKAAGLAFNCTFLLFGSVIQLIACASNIYYINDRLDKRTWTYIFGACCATTVFIPSFHNYRIWSFLGLGMTTYTAWYLTIAALVHGQVDGVQHSAPKKLVLYFTGATNILYTFGGHAVTVEIMHAMWKPQKFKYIYLLATLYVFTLTLPSASAVYWAFGDQLLNHSNAFSLLPKSGWRDGAVILMLIHQFITFGFACTPLYFVWEKVIGMHDTRSICLRALARLPVVIPIWFLAIIFPFFGPINSAVGALLVSFTVYIIPSLAHMLTYRKASARQNAAEKPPFFLPSWTAMYAINTFVVVWVFVVGFGFGGWASVTNFVRQVATFGLFAKCYQCKPPPPTAAHQPAIAPPHH, from the exons ATGTTGCCTCAGAAGCAAGCAGAGGAAGCAATTGTCTCCAACTTCAACGAGACCGACCCCGAAGGCAAAGAGGAACAACAACCCATAGAGGATGACCAATCCATTTTTAACGTAAAGAACCTTCTCTGGCACGGTGGCTCCGCTTGGGATGCTTGGTTCAGCTGTTCTTCAAATCAA GTGGCACAAGTGCTGCTGACTCTGCCGTATTCTTTCTCTCAATTGGGTTTGCTATCAGGCGTAATTCTGCAAATATTCTACGGTCTGGTTGGTAGCTGGACAGCATACCTCATTAGTGTGCTGTATGTGGAATATCGTAGCCGCAAGGAGAAAGAAGGCGTTAGCTTCAAAAACCATGTCATTCAG TGGTATGAAGTCCTTGATGGGTTACTGGGTCCTTACTGGAAAGCAGCGGGCCTAGCCTTCAACTGTACTTTCCTCCTGTTTGGGTCTGTCATACAGCTGATAGCCTGTGCAAG TAATATATACTACATCAACGACCGACTGGACAAGAGGACGTGGACATACATATTTGGAGCATGCTGTGCCACCACTGTATTCATTCCCTCGTTCCATAACTACCGGATTTGGTCGTTTCTGGGACTAGGGATGACCACGTATACCGCATGGTACCTCACCATAGCAGCCCTTGTTCATGGCCAG GTTGACGGCGTGCAACACTCGGCTCCAAAAAAGCTAGTGCTGTACTTCACCGGTGCCACCAATATCCTGTACACCTTCGGCGGACATGCTGTCACTGT AGAAATCATGCATGCAATGTGGAAGCCCCAGAAGTTCAAATACATTTACTTGCTGGCCACCCTTTACGTGTTCACTTTGACCCTTCCGTCAGCTTCTGCCGTGTACTGGGCATTCGGCGATCAGCTCCTCAACCATTCAAATGCTTTCTCCCTCCTTCCCAAGTCAGGCTGGCGTGATGGCGCAGTCATCCTCATGCTCATCCATCAG TTTATCACATTCGGGTTCGCGTGTACACCGTTATACTTCGTGTGGGAGAAGGTGATAGGGATGCATGACACCAGAAGCATTTGTTTGAGGGCACTCGCAAGGTTGCCGGTAGTAATACCGATATGGTTCTTGGCCATCATCTTCCCATTCTTTGGGCCCATTAACTCCGCAGTTGGGGCACTTTTGGTTAGTTTCACCGTCTACATCATCCCGTCTTTAGCACACATGCTTACTTACAGGAAGGCCTCTGCCCGCCAG AACGCGGCCGAGAAGCCTCCGTTCTTTCTGCCAAGTTGGACGGCCATGTATGCAATCAACACCTTCGTGGTAGTTTGGGTATTCGTAGTCGGGTTCGGGTTCGGAGGTTGGGCCAGCGTGACCAACTTTGTGAGGCAAGTGGCCACATTTGGGCTCTTTGCCAAGTGCTACCAATGCAAGCCTCCTCCGCCAACAGCGGCGCACCAGCCTGCAATTGCCCCGCCGCATCACTGA